Proteins encoded in a region of the Paenibacillus sp. E222 genome:
- a CDS encoding ABC transporter substrate-binding protein, with amino-acid sequence MRWRKMMGLMLLCVLLVAVAACGGKEAAPSGETGSSNTENSNEGDNAALKDIKVVLDWTPNTNHTGLYAAVDQGFYKAEGLNVEIVQPGAGGADTMVASNEVPFGVSYQESVTQARTQGVPLVSIAAVIQHNTSGFAAPVDRNIKSPKDFEGKTYGGWGSPVEEAVMQSIMEGEGADVSKVKNINMGDADFFTAVKRDIDFAWIFYAWTGIEAELRGEPIDMLYVKDYSEALDYYTPVLVTNEKTIQNDPELVKAFLKATSEGYQYAIDHPEDAANILIKAVPDLDKDLVLASQKWLSPKYQDDAPRWGEQKQEVWQNYTDWMFSKKLLDEQVDVSKAYTNEFLPQ; translated from the coding sequence ATGAGATGGCGTAAAATGATGGGCCTAATGCTCTTGTGCGTACTACTAGTGGCTGTGGCCGCATGTGGCGGCAAAGAAGCTGCACCTTCAGGAGAAACTGGCAGCAGCAATACCGAAAACAGCAATGAAGGTGACAACGCAGCCCTCAAGGACATTAAAGTAGTGCTGGACTGGACACCAAATACGAATCATACCGGCCTGTATGCGGCCGTAGATCAAGGTTTTTACAAGGCCGAAGGCTTGAACGTAGAGATTGTACAACCAGGTGCCGGTGGCGCAGATACGATGGTTGCATCCAATGAAGTGCCTTTTGGCGTAAGTTATCAGGAGAGCGTGACTCAGGCCCGCACACAAGGCGTACCGCTTGTGTCCATCGCTGCGGTTATTCAGCATAACACGTCCGGATTTGCCGCTCCGGTGGATCGAAACATCAAGTCTCCCAAAGATTTTGAAGGCAAAACCTATGGCGGCTGGGGTTCCCCAGTCGAAGAAGCCGTGATGCAATCCATTATGGAAGGTGAAGGCGCCGATGTATCCAAAGTGAAAAACATTAACATGGGTGACGCCGACTTTTTCACCGCTGTGAAACGTGATATCGACTTTGCCTGGATTTTCTACGCGTGGACGGGTATTGAAGCCGAACTGCGCGGCGAACCGATCGACATGTTATATGTGAAGGATTATTCCGAGGCACTGGACTACTACACTCCTGTACTCGTTACCAATGAAAAGACGATTCAGAACGATCCCGAGCTGGTTAAAGCATTCCTGAAAGCCACTTCCGAAGGATATCAATATGCGATTGATCATCCCGAAGACGCTGCGAACATTCTGATCAAGGCCGTACCGGATCTGGATAAGGACCTTGTACTCGCAAGCCAAAAGTGGCTGAGTCCGAAATATCAGGATGACGCACCGCGCTGGGGTGAGCAAAAGCAGGAAGTATGGCAGAACTATACAGATTGGATGTTTAGCAAAAAACTGCTCGATGAGCAGGTAGATGTATCCAAAGCGTATACGAACGAGTTTCTACCCCAATAA
- a CDS encoding ABC transporter permease, protein MHAYWKSVWPPFVAVILFIAIWQGAVSLFHIEKWMLPAPSDIAHEAASQADRLGMHAWATIQLTLIGFAAGTLVGLLIAMVLHLIPFLKSALYPLLILSQNIPTIALAPLLLIWFGFGLLPKLITIILVCFFPVAVAAMDGLTRTDAAMMNYMRMAGAKRGQIFWKLELPHALPSVFSGIKIAATYSVMGAIIAEWIGADKGIGYYMMLQKSAYRTDRLFVAIMIIVALSLLLFLLIALLEKLLVRWRPQKR, encoded by the coding sequence ATGCATGCCTATTGGAAAAGCGTATGGCCGCCCTTTGTGGCGGTTATTCTCTTTATAGCGATATGGCAGGGAGCTGTCTCCCTGTTCCATATTGAGAAATGGATGCTGCCTGCGCCTTCGGACATCGCCCATGAAGCAGCGTCCCAAGCAGATCGACTTGGCATGCATGCATGGGCAACAATCCAGCTGACATTGATTGGGTTCGCAGCAGGTACGCTCGTGGGATTACTGATTGCGATGGTGCTGCATTTAATTCCATTTTTGAAATCTGCACTCTATCCATTACTTATCCTTAGTCAAAATATTCCGACCATCGCGCTCGCGCCGCTCCTGTTAATCTGGTTCGGATTTGGGCTGCTGCCCAAATTGATTACTATCATCCTGGTCTGCTTCTTCCCGGTGGCTGTAGCTGCTATGGACGGGTTGACCCGCACCGATGCAGCGATGATGAACTATATGCGCATGGCTGGTGCAAAACGCGGCCAAATCTTCTGGAAGCTCGAACTTCCACATGCATTGCCCTCGGTATTCTCGGGGATTAAAATCGCCGCTACGTACAGCGTCATGGGTGCGATTATCGCCGAATGGATCGGTGCAGATAAGGGGATCGGTTATTATATGATGCTGCAAAAATCAGCCTATCGGACGGATCGTCTTTTCGTGGCAATCATGATTATTGTAGCACTGAGCCTGCTGCTCTTCCTGCTCATTGCGCTACTGGAGAAGCTGCTCGTACGCTGGCGACCACAAAAGCGATAA
- a CDS encoding VOC family protein, producing MSFQKRIDHVGIAVRDLETTLRFYTEIVGLELKDRVTHTNGVIQLAFLGFNGSDETEIELIQGYSDKLPSEGTVHHFAIHVDDLEAEYNRIKETEAEFIDGEMITLPNGYRYFFIYGPEKEWIEFFQR from the coding sequence ATGAGTTTTCAAAAGCGCATTGACCACGTCGGCATTGCCGTTCGCGATCTGGAGACCACGCTGCGTTTCTACACGGAGATTGTTGGTCTTGAATTGAAAGACCGGGTAACCCATACCAACGGTGTCATTCAGCTCGCCTTTCTCGGCTTCAACGGAAGCGATGAGACCGAGATTGAGTTGATTCAGGGATACAGCGACAAGCTGCCTTCCGAAGGTACGGTGCACCACTTTGCCATCCATGTCGATGACCTTGAGGCCGAGTATAACCGCATTAAAGAAACCGAGGCCGAGTTTATTGATGGAGAGATGATTACACTGCCTAACGGTTACCGTTATTTCTTCATCTATGGACCTGAAAAGGAATGGATTGAGTTCTTCCAGCGCTAA
- a CDS encoding ABC transporter ATP-binding protein produces MTPEHNERVAAEPDEGATLPTSSGGPEQENVALPAHQSSPALEVLNVHASFRERRSTLPVLDGLSLTVEQGEFVAIVGPSGCGKSTLFHIIGGLLKPQEGQILMNGQNVTGQRGKISYMPQQPALFPWRTIEDNVLLAGEVSADAPPRAEALADARKWLSSVGLAGFEQAYPHMLSGGMQQRVAFLRALLSPQELMLLDEPFSALDALTRSDMQRWLLDIWEQNRRSVLFITHNIEEALLLADRIYVLSNRPATVLHEVDVPFDRPRREAITEESAFLERKRQISQWMREEQQKTRLSK; encoded by the coding sequence ATGACACCCGAACACAACGAGCGGGTAGCTGCTGAGCCGGATGAAGGTGCAACCCTTCCAACGAGCAGCGGAGGTCCCGAGCAAGAAAACGTGGCCTTACCTGCACATCAATCATCACCAGCGCTCGAAGTTCTGAACGTGCATGCTTCGTTCCGCGAGCGACGCAGCACATTGCCTGTTCTGGATGGCCTGTCCCTGACCGTGGAACAAGGAGAATTCGTAGCCATCGTCGGCCCTTCCGGCTGCGGCAAAAGCACCCTGTTTCACATCATCGGCGGCCTGCTGAAACCACAGGAGGGACAAATCCTGATGAATGGTCAGAATGTTACCGGGCAACGCGGCAAGATTAGCTATATGCCGCAGCAGCCTGCCCTCTTCCCATGGCGTACCATTGAGGACAATGTGCTGCTTGCAGGTGAAGTGTCTGCGGATGCACCACCCCGAGCAGAAGCGCTGGCAGATGCCCGGAAGTGGCTGAGCAGTGTCGGACTGGCCGGGTTCGAACAAGCCTATCCGCATATGTTATCGGGCGGTATGCAGCAGCGGGTTGCCTTTCTGCGCGCCCTACTCAGTCCGCAGGAGCTGATGCTGCTGGACGAGCCTTTCAGTGCGCTAGATGCACTGACCCGCAGCGATATGCAGCGCTGGCTGCTCGATATCTGGGAACAAAACCGCCGCTCGGTGCTGTTCATTACGCATAATATCGAGGAAGCACTGCTGCTCGCTGACCGTATCTACGTCCTGTCGAATCGGCCTGCGACTGTACTTCACGAGGTCGATGTTCCCTTTGATCGTCCACGTCGGGAAGCGATTACGGAGGAGTCTGCTTTTCTTGAACGGAAACGGCAGATTTCCCAGTGGATGAGAGAAGAACAGCAGAAAACCCGCCTATCTAAATAG
- a CDS encoding TetR family transcriptional regulator gives MTEPELDIKTRILLAAKKLFAQQGYDGTSVRQICDEAGANVSLVSYHFGGKEKVFEALFEHFFPDHMMNELAEESMSSPVEGIRRIIGEVVKFTMTDREMSDIVQLEITLRTHRTATVFRFLDPVWTRVRELLQEGKEQGVFQIESVSYAMLQVMGVALAHKRAKNSRFSFDYQDMNTDELAEQTIEFVLRGLGVNSNERNH, from the coding sequence ATGACGGAACCTGAATTGGATATAAAAACGAGGATTTTGCTTGCAGCCAAGAAGCTTTTTGCACAGCAGGGGTATGACGGGACAAGTGTTCGTCAAATCTGTGATGAGGCGGGTGCAAATGTATCGCTGGTCTCGTATCATTTTGGCGGAAAAGAAAAGGTGTTTGAAGCCTTATTTGAACACTTTTTTCCTGATCATATGATGAACGAGTTGGCTGAAGAGTCCATGTCCTCCCCCGTGGAGGGTATCCGACGAATCATAGGTGAAGTCGTAAAGTTCACGATGACGGACCGGGAGATGAGCGATATTGTGCAGCTTGAAATTACGCTGCGTACCCATCGCACAGCTACCGTGTTTCGTTTTCTGGACCCCGTCTGGACCAGAGTGAGAGAACTGCTGCAAGAAGGCAAGGAGCAGGGCGTGTTTCAGATCGAGTCCGTATCCTATGCGATGCTTCAGGTCATGGGTGTGGCTTTGGCGCACAAACGGGCCAAGAATTCACGATTTAGCTTTGACTATCAGGACATGAACACAGATGAGCTGGCCGAGCAGACCATTGAATTCGTACTACGAGGATTGGGAGTGAATAGCAATGAACGAAACCATTGA
- a CDS encoding TatD family hydrolase, whose product MQSTAFAPLIDAHLHLDKYTPEEQREMLHSFPSQQVEAVIAVSMNLASTQTNLELASQYPRTVYPAFGFHPEQPLPSLAEQDLFFDWIEKHIGQATAIGEVGLPYYNRQEAEQLGQRFDQRGYIDLLERFIQLAKRHGKPIILHAVYEDADIACDLLEQYHHRRAHFHWFKGSKRTVQRMADNGYFVSFTPDIIYEEEIRELARQYPSEQVMAETDGPWPFEGPFQGRMTHPAMTRQVIQAWSEVTGMGTERAARLFYQNTKRFYGLP is encoded by the coding sequence ATGCAATCAACCGCTTTTGCACCCTTGATCGATGCCCATCTTCACCTGGACAAATATACACCTGAAGAACAACGTGAGATGCTGCATTCCTTCCCGTCCCAACAGGTTGAGGCCGTCATCGCCGTTTCCATGAATCTGGCATCTACCCAGACCAACCTGGAGCTCGCTTCACAATACCCCCGTACCGTATATCCGGCCTTTGGCTTCCATCCGGAGCAACCTCTGCCGTCCCTGGCAGAGCAGGATCTGTTCTTCGACTGGATCGAAAAGCATATAGGACAAGCCACAGCGATTGGGGAAGTTGGATTGCCTTATTACAACCGACAGGAAGCCGAACAATTAGGACAACGCTTTGATCAGCGCGGCTATATCGATCTGTTGGAGCGATTTATCCAGCTAGCCAAGCGGCACGGTAAACCGATTATACTGCACGCTGTATACGAGGATGCCGATATCGCCTGTGATCTGCTGGAGCAATATCATCATCGCCGGGCTCATTTTCACTGGTTCAAGGGTTCCAAGCGGACCGTCCAGCGAATGGCTGACAACGGATATTTCGTCTCATTCACACCTGATATCATATACGAAGAGGAAATTCGCGAATTAGCTCGCCAGTATCCTTCCGAGCAGGTTATGGCAGAGACCGATGGGCCTTGGCCCTTCGAGGGACCTTTCCAGGGAAGAATGACGCACCCTGCCATGACGAGACAGGTCATTCAAGCTTGGAGTGAAGTGACCGGTATGGGAACGGAGCGGGCTGCGCGTCTCTTTTATCAGAATACGAAACGCTTCTACGGTCTCCCTTAG
- a CDS encoding copper ion binding protein — protein MSNITLNVTGMSCNHCVKSVEEAVKNAGASGQVDLAAGTVAVEYDEQKVNVDQIKAAIEDQGYDVV, from the coding sequence ATGTCTAATATTACGTTGAACGTTACAGGAATGTCTTGCAATCACTGTGTGAAATCGGTTGAAGAAGCCGTGAAGAATGCGGGAGCGAGTGGTCAGGTTGATCTGGCAGCAGGAACTGTCGCAGTTGAATATGACGAGCAAAAAGTCAATGTGGATCAGATCAAGGCAGCCATTGAAGATCAAGGGTATGACGTAGTCTAA
- a CDS encoding YhgE/Pip domain-containing protein yields the protein MLQALRILLKKPPVIVGIVTALMFQVIFSVIWMTAYSGVNDRMNELTVAVVNEDGEQSKGIADRMAETLPFHTVTNLSAAEALDQLNHRKIHMVLNIPAGFNELIQTAGSTAEIKYTINEANPVTIKSMMQGVSQSVTNTINKQATAQGVQAVLTASGAPAAQAAEAAANLTTRVEGTTTSINPVNGMNNQMVPMMMVLASYVGAMIMGMNLQTAMGMLSATHSRWTLFGARVVINLGSALVVSLLGSSLIVSLGGQIEQGFIAFWLFQALFLCTFMFFSQFFLICFGPAGSLFNIISLSLQLVSSGAMVPRELLNSFYSGIGQYLPATYAVQGILSAQLGGPGVQSAAGSIVIVLLVAVALSLVVTLLKKQRMPVGAPSPAQMNS from the coding sequence ATGTTGCAGGCTTTACGTATATTGTTGAAAAAACCGCCAGTAATTGTGGGGATCGTGACGGCACTTATGTTCCAAGTGATCTTCAGCGTGATCTGGATGACAGCATATTCCGGAGTGAATGACCGGATGAATGAATTGACGGTTGCCGTTGTCAATGAGGATGGAGAGCAGTCCAAGGGGATCGCAGATCGTATGGCTGAGACGCTTCCTTTTCATACCGTAACGAATCTGAGTGCTGCCGAGGCCCTCGACCAGTTAAATCATCGCAAGATTCATATGGTGCTCAATATTCCTGCAGGGTTTAACGAGCTGATTCAGACAGCCGGTTCCACTGCCGAGATCAAGTACACCATTAACGAGGCGAACCCGGTGACGATCAAAAGCATGATGCAAGGTGTATCGCAAAGTGTGACGAACACGATTAACAAGCAAGCAACCGCACAAGGTGTGCAAGCTGTGTTGACCGCTTCCGGAGCGCCTGCAGCTCAGGCAGCTGAAGCTGCTGCCAACCTGACTACACGAGTGGAAGGTACAACCACTTCCATTAATCCGGTTAACGGCATGAACAACCAAATGGTTCCGATGATGATGGTACTCGCTTCTTATGTGGGAGCCATGATTATGGGGATGAACCTGCAGACAGCGATGGGTATGCTGTCCGCTACTCACTCCCGCTGGACATTGTTCGGAGCTAGAGTAGTCATTAATCTGGGGTCTGCTCTTGTCGTTTCCCTGCTGGGATCATCACTGATAGTGTCCCTGGGCGGACAGATCGAGCAAGGATTTATCGCATTCTGGTTGTTCCAGGCGTTGTTCCTCTGCACGTTCATGTTCTTCTCCCAGTTCTTCCTGATCTGCTTTGGACCAGCGGGAAGCTTGTTCAACATCATTTCCCTGTCCCTGCAACTGGTATCCTCCGGTGCAATGGTGCCACGTGAATTGCTGAACAGTTTCTACAGTGGTATTGGCCAGTATCTGCCAGCCACATATGCCGTTCAAGGTATTCTGAGCGCTCAACTGGGCGGTCCTGGGGTTCAATCCGCTGCGGGCTCGATTGTTATTGTATTGCTGGTTGCTGTAGCCCTTTCCCTGGTGGTGACGTTGTTGAAAAAACAACGCATGCCAGTTGGGGCACCAAGCCCGGCTCAAATGAACAGCTAA
- a CDS encoding metal-sensitive transcriptional regulator: protein MEHQSHPKEPLESSVTEVNEVSQSDDQQADSCHTAGSDGKHVRKSHHSQEMKGNLISRLNRVEGQIRGIKGLIEKDTYCDDVLTQIAAAQSALNSVGKLLLEGHMKSCIVERIQAGEHEVVDELLVTVRKLMK from the coding sequence ATGGAACATCAGAGCCATCCCAAGGAACCTTTGGAGTCATCCGTAACAGAGGTGAACGAAGTGTCACAGTCCGATGATCAGCAAGCTGATTCATGTCATACGGCAGGCAGTGATGGAAAGCATGTGCGCAAGAGCCATCACTCCCAAGAGATGAAGGGCAACCTGATTTCGCGATTGAACCGTGTTGAAGGACAGATCCGCGGGATCAAGGGCTTGATCGAAAAGGACACCTATTGTGATGATGTGCTGACGCAGATCGCGGCGGCTCAGTCTGCTCTTAATTCAGTAGGCAAGCTGTTGCTGGAAGGTCATATGAAGAGCTGTATCGTTGAGCGTATTCAGGCCGGAGAGCATGAAGTTGTGGATGAATTATTGGTAACGGTAAGGAAGTTAATGAAGTAA
- a CDS encoding NAD(P)-dependent oxidoreductase has product MNILITGAAGKIGRDVSQHLSEAFHLRLTDLNIDRLHTYQGTDHEIMTLDVTDPEACQHACEGMDVVVHLAGDPSPHAGFYESLLDINIKGTFNVFRAAKDQGVQRVILASSAQTIEGYPIDAQVYPDMPTRPRNLYGVSKCFGESLASYFAYTEGLQSVAIRIGAYDDFQPDGPVLEARDMSAYISPADLCNLMFKAITATELEPFTILHGISNNKFKRLNLEATQKQVGYDPKSDAFALSQISLYDSPR; this is encoded by the coding sequence ATGAACATTTTAATTACCGGTGCAGCCGGAAAAATTGGACGTGACGTGTCCCAACACTTGTCAGAAGCATTTCACCTGCGACTAACAGATTTGAATATCGACAGACTGCATACGTATCAAGGGACAGACCATGAGATCATGACACTGGATGTGACAGATCCCGAAGCCTGTCAGCACGCTTGCGAAGGCATGGATGTGGTTGTACATCTGGCGGGAGATCCTTCCCCGCATGCCGGATTCTATGAATCGTTGTTGGACATCAATATCAAAGGTACATTTAATGTATTCCGTGCAGCCAAGGACCAAGGTGTGCAAAGAGTCATTCTGGCAAGCAGTGCACAGACGATCGAGGGGTATCCCATTGATGCTCAGGTCTATCCAGACATGCCGACACGCCCACGGAATTTGTACGGGGTTAGCAAATGTTTTGGAGAATCGCTTGCTTCCTATTTTGCGTATACCGAAGGTTTACAAAGTGTTGCAATACGTATCGGTGCATATGATGATTTTCAACCGGATGGACCCGTGCTGGAGGCAAGGGATATGAGCGCGTATATTAGTCCGGCTGACTTGTGTAATTTGATGTTCAAAGCAATTACAGCTACAGAGCTGGAGCCCTTCACCATACTGCATGGGATCTCGAATAATAAGTTTAAACGGTTGAATCTGGAAGCCACTCAGAAACAGGTAGGCTATGACCCGAAATCCGATGCTTTTGCACTCAGTCAGATTTCCTTATATGATTCGCCACGATAA
- a CDS encoding heavy metal translocating P-type ATPase yields MDKSSTTANATASESAPSPEAAGLQTTLQITGMTCAACSTRIEKGLSRMEGVNQANVNLAIEQATVSYDPKTTNINALRDKVEALGYGTVTESVDLDITGMTCAACSARIEKGLSRLPGVSRANVNLALETGHVEFAAGALKASDITAKIKQLGYGAELQQTQEDTQSVRERELQRKKWKWMISALLSLPLLWAMVGHFSFTSWIWVPDLFMNPWFQLVLAAPVQFVIGWQFYVGAYKALRNGSANMDVLVALGTSAAFFYSLYLTLISGNAASTMMDHGGAGMAAAAMPTVELYYETSAILITLILLGKWFEAVAKGRSSQAIKSLIELAPREARVIRDGQEVIVPSAYVVVGDLVLVKPGDSIPVDGIVEEGQSSVDESMLSGESLPVDKKPGDTVTGATLNKNGVLRLRATRVGSDTALSQIIKVVEQAQGSKAPIQRIADVISGIFVPIVVGIAAVTFLIWYLFASPGDFAGSLEKAIAVLVIACPCALGLATPTSIMAGSGRAAEYGVLFKGGEHLESAQQIQTVVLDKTGTVTQGKPVLTDVVTAPEWSEAELLQRVGAAEQSSEHPLAEAIVEGIRAKGLELTQSEQFENIPGYGVRARVQGQEVLVGTRRLLTDAKVNVSEETMQQMNNLEEQGRTAMLVAVDGQWAGVVAVADTIKDTSREAIQRLHAMGIDVIMITGDNERTARAVAEQAGINKVLAEVLPEGKAAEVKKLQESGLKVAMVGDGINDAPALATADIGMAIGTGTDVAMEAADITLMRGDLNSIADAIEMSRRTMGNIKQNLFWALGYNVIGIPIAAVGFLAPWLAGAAMAFSSVSVVLNSLRLQRMKLKSND; encoded by the coding sequence ATGGATAAGTCATCAACAACGGCAAACGCAACAGCATCAGAATCCGCACCATCGCCAGAAGCAGCTGGATTACAGACAACTCTGCAAATTACAGGCATGACCTGTGCTGCCTGCTCTACCCGGATTGAGAAGGGATTGTCCCGAATGGAAGGGGTCAATCAGGCGAATGTGAACCTCGCCATTGAACAAGCAACGGTATCCTATGATCCGAAGACAACGAACATCAATGCTTTGCGGGATAAGGTGGAGGCGCTTGGCTACGGTACAGTAACGGAATCCGTGGATCTGGACATTACAGGCATGACCTGTGCTGCTTGTTCTGCTCGAATCGAAAAGGGTCTTTCCCGGTTACCGGGTGTATCCCGAGCTAACGTGAATCTGGCGCTTGAGACGGGACATGTGGAGTTCGCAGCGGGAGCGTTGAAAGCATCCGATATTACGGCGAAGATCAAGCAGCTTGGTTATGGCGCGGAATTGCAGCAGACACAGGAAGATACCCAATCAGTGCGAGAGCGTGAATTACAGCGCAAAAAGTGGAAATGGATGATCTCCGCCCTGTTATCTTTGCCGCTGCTTTGGGCCATGGTGGGTCACTTCTCATTCACTTCGTGGATCTGGGTACCGGACCTGTTCATGAACCCATGGTTCCAACTGGTGTTGGCAGCGCCAGTACAGTTTGTGATCGGATGGCAATTCTATGTAGGAGCCTATAAAGCGCTGCGCAATGGCAGTGCCAATATGGATGTACTGGTTGCTTTGGGTACAAGTGCAGCGTTCTTCTACAGTCTGTATCTGACCCTGATCAGCGGCAATGCAGCTTCGACCATGATGGATCATGGCGGGGCGGGCATGGCTGCAGCAGCCATGCCAACTGTGGAACTATATTATGAGACGAGTGCAATCCTGATTACGTTGATCCTATTGGGAAAATGGTTCGAAGCCGTAGCCAAAGGGCGCTCTTCTCAGGCGATCAAGAGCCTCATCGAACTGGCTCCACGTGAAGCCAGAGTGATTCGTGATGGACAGGAGGTTATTGTACCGTCGGCATATGTTGTGGTAGGTGATCTCGTTCTGGTCAAACCCGGAGACAGCATTCCTGTGGATGGCATCGTGGAGGAGGGGCAGTCTTCTGTTGACGAATCCATGTTAAGCGGAGAGAGCCTGCCCGTGGATAAAAAACCGGGGGACACCGTTACAGGCGCTACGCTGAACAAAAATGGAGTATTACGACTGCGTGCCACCCGCGTTGGCTCGGACACGGCATTATCTCAGATTATTAAAGTAGTTGAGCAAGCGCAGGGTTCCAAAGCCCCTATTCAGCGGATTGCCGATGTGATTTCAGGCATCTTTGTTCCGATTGTTGTAGGCATCGCGGCAGTGACGTTCCTGATCTGGTATTTGTTCGCAAGTCCCGGTGACTTTGCCGGTTCGCTGGAGAAGGCGATTGCTGTTCTGGTCATTGCCTGTCCTTGCGCGCTGGGCCTTGCAACGCCAACGTCTATTATGGCTGGATCGGGACGTGCGGCGGAATACGGTGTATTGTTCAAAGGCGGCGAACATCTGGAATCGGCACAGCAGATCCAGACCGTTGTATTGGACAAAACAGGTACAGTTACCCAAGGCAAGCCCGTGCTTACAGATGTGGTGACCGCTCCAGAGTGGTCGGAAGCAGAGCTGTTGCAGCGAGTGGGGGCAGCTGAGCAGAGTTCGGAGCATCCTTTGGCTGAGGCGATTGTAGAAGGAATCCGAGCTAAAGGTCTGGAGTTAACCCAATCCGAGCAATTCGAGAACATACCGGGATATGGTGTGCGAGCTCGGGTTCAGGGACAAGAGGTCCTGGTCGGGACACGTAGACTGCTTACGGATGCGAAGGTGAATGTCTCCGAGGAAACCATGCAGCAGATGAACAACCTTGAAGAACAAGGGCGTACAGCGATGCTGGTCGCGGTAGACGGTCAATGGGCTGGGGTTGTTGCCGTGGCTGACACTATCAAGGATACTTCACGGGAAGCCATTCAGCGGCTTCATGCTATGGGAATCGATGTCATCATGATTACGGGAGACAATGAGCGGACAGCACGCGCTGTAGCGGAGCAAGCCGGAATTAATAAAGTTCTGGCTGAGGTACTGCCAGAGGGTAAAGCGGCAGAAGTGAAAAAACTTCAGGAAAGTGGCCTCAAGGTAGCGATGGTTGGAGATGGAATCAACGATGCTCCGGCCCTTGCTACAGCCGATATTGGTATGGCGATTGGAACCGGAACCGATGTAGCGATGGAAGCAGCGGATATTACGCTAATGCGCGGGGACCTGAACAGTATTGCAGATGCGATCGAGATGAGCCGGCGCACGATGGGCAATATCAAGCAGAACCTGTTCTGGGCACTTGGTTATAACGTGATTGGTATTCCAATTGCAGCAGTGGGCTTCCTCGCTCCTTGGTTGGCAGGTGCGGCGATGGCGTTCAGCTCCGTGTCGGTTGTACTGAATTCGCTGCGTCTGCAACGAATGAAACTGAAAAGCAATGACTGA
- the nfsA gene encoding oxygen-insensitive NADPH nitroreductase, which translates to MNETIELMMKHRSVRKFKSDPVSEEQLAAIVAAGQMASSSSSVQAYTVIAVTEQEQKAKLAELAGNQSYVNECPVFLVWCADLYRLSDAAKRHLPEKESYEDSTENFMVATIDVALASQNAALAAESLGFGIVYIGGLRNRIEEVSEVLGLPEGVYPVYGMCIGVADQETGIRPRLPLDAVLHHGRYNAEQTLKGVESYDETTAAYMKERTQGERSTPWSEMMAKRLTEPVRLQMKPFLEGKGFLKR; encoded by the coding sequence ATGAACGAAACCATTGAATTGATGATGAAGCACCGCTCTGTGCGGAAATTCAAGTCAGACCCGGTAAGTGAGGAACAGCTGGCAGCCATCGTGGCGGCCGGGCAGATGGCTTCCTCTTCAAGTAGTGTGCAGGCCTATACTGTAATTGCTGTTACCGAACAGGAGCAGAAGGCCAAATTGGCTGAATTGGCAGGCAATCAGTCTTACGTGAACGAATGCCCTGTGTTTCTCGTATGGTGTGCTGACCTTTATCGGCTGAGTGATGCTGCCAAGCGTCATTTGCCCGAAAAGGAATCCTACGAGGACTCCACTGAAAACTTTATGGTGGCGACAATCGATGTTGCGCTCGCATCGCAAAATGCTGCACTTGCAGCAGAGTCACTGGGTTTCGGAATTGTATATATTGGTGGGCTGCGCAATCGCATTGAGGAAGTTAGCGAAGTATTGGGCTTGCCTGAGGGAGTATATCCAGTATATGGAATGTGTATTGGTGTTGCTGATCAGGAGACGGGTATTCGTCCGCGTCTACCGCTGGATGCGGTCTTACACCATGGCCGCTATAACGCCGAGCAGACCCTCAAAGGCGTCGAGAGCTATGACGAAACGACCGCTGCATACATGAAGGAGCGCACTCAAGGGGAACGCTCTACGCCATGGTCCGAAATGATGGCGAAACGTCTCACAGAGCCGGTACGTCTACAGATGAAGCCATTCCTCGAAGGCAAAGGATTCTTAAAACGTTAA
- a CDS encoding thiamine-binding protein: MASTLLSIQVIPKTPNGENSYPYVDRAIEVIQQSGLKYQVNALDTTMEGELEELLEVVRKMHEVLVEAGSPSIISQIKIAHSPSGFSMDTLTEKYR, encoded by the coding sequence ATGGCAAGCACACTACTTAGCATTCAAGTCATTCCTAAAACGCCAAATGGCGAAAATTCCTATCCTTATGTTGATCGTGCCATTGAAGTGATTCAGCAGTCCGGCTTGAAATATCAGGTTAATGCACTGGATACCACGATGGAGGGTGAACTGGAGGAACTGCTGGAGGTTGTCCGCAAAATGCACGAAGTTCTCGTGGAAGCCGGCAGTCCAAGCATCATCTCACAGATCAAGATCGCCCATAGCCCAAGCGGCTTCAGCATGGACACCCTGACGGAGAAATATCGCTAA